A section of the Armatimonadota bacterium genome encodes:
- a CDS encoding hydrogenase iron-sulfur subunit — translation MAQPQVTERTEPERPGRVVGFLCDWAVSGEGLLNPDGTMKACPEVTVIAVPCSGFVRPAWLELALRSGAAGVFVCGCPMGDCLNREGNWIMEGRIDQLRKRLQRQRVDPERVAFFAYGLHDQEAFVAAVRDFVEKVQGLTTTGGKR, via the coding sequence ATGGCGCAGCCGCAGGTGACGGAGCGTACGGAACCGGAGCGTCCTGGGCGGGTGGTGGGATTCCTATGTGACTGGGCCGTCTCGGGGGAAGGGTTGCTGAACCCGGACGGCACCATGAAGGCGTGCCCGGAGGTCACGGTGATCGCGGTGCCGTGCAGTGGATTCGTGCGGCCCGCCTGGCTGGAATTGGCGCTGCGCAGCGGTGCCGCGGGGGTCTTCGTGTGCGGGTGCCCCATGGGGGACTGCCTGAACCGGGAGGGGAACTGGATCATGGAGGGCCGGATCGACCAGCTGCGCAAGCGGTTGCAGCGCCAGCGGGTGGACCCGGAGCGGGTGGCCTTCTTCGCCTACGGCCTCCACGACCAGGAGGCGTTCGTGGCCGCGGTCCGGGATTTCGTGGAGAAGGTCCAGGGTCTCACCACGACAGGAGGGAAGCGATGA